From the genome of Methanobacterium formicicum:
CCGGGTTGTTTTCAATGATCTGTGGTACCCGGCAGCCTACGCCACCAGCCTCAACCTGGAAGTTAACGGGTTCCCGGTAAAACTATCCAATAAAAAGGAAGGACTAATCTCCCAGGGAAAATCGTGGGATGTTTACTGTCTGGATGTGGAGGAACTTAGCTCATCTTTAGAAGAAAAATTCCATATCGGAGTGGTGGACACCTTTCCAGGAATGGACACCACTGTCTTTATCAAAGCCATAGAAAACCTCTGTCAGGAAGTTATAGTTATTTAAAAAGGTTATACTTATTTTAAATATAAAATACAGGGATTAAGCCGGCAGATAATAGGAATGCAATAAGTATAAACTTAAAATCAGTGTGGGGATCATTTAGCTTATTCCCGTGTAAATCACAATGGCCGGAATAATTAACACCCCCATAAGGTTTGATTTATTAATGTCTAAATAGTGGGGGAGCAATCCAAGGGAAACCGATGTTATGTAGGTCACTATTACAAAAAACAGATTCGCATTTTCCATCACCGCAAAAAGGACCACCAAAAAACTCATAAAAACTATAACCAGCCACGATAATTTCTCATAATTTATTTTTTCTATAAAATGACTAAACCAGTCCCCTAATTTTATACAGAGAACCAGGGAAATGGATACACTGGTTATGGCCGCGAATATCATGATTAGAAGATGATTAAAGTCCAGTCCCTGCAGTATCTGGTTAACATAAACCGCAATGCCACTGCGAGGATTACCAATTAGATAAATTGCTATAAGTGAAAAAAGGGCATCAGATGCGTTAACACCACTCATGGCCACTAAAAAGCCCTCCCTCTCACTACCACGATCGGAACTACCACTTAACTCCTGGGCCAGAAGACTTCCCTGGGCTGGTCCCATGCCCGGTAGAAATCCCAGAATACTTCCGGCAATTCCCCCGGCAAATATCCCCCGAAATATGCCCCCATCTATTTCCAGGTGATAATCCTGGTGCTGGGGAGGTAGCACCGATTTTTGAGATAGACTGTGAAGAAGGGTGCTTACTCCGAAAAGGCCGGAAAAAAGACATAATAAGGAAACACTTGCCGATAAGGGGGAGTTAAGGGCAACCCATCCCATGATCCCTGAAAAAAGGAACAGGATGCAGGACCATATAAATGAAGTCCAGTCCCGGCTGAGGCGTATCAACATGTAAATCACTGTCACCGATAATATAATCCAGATGTATGGTTTTAAAAGGCCGTACACAAATGGTAACCCCACCATAAATAGAGGTAAAAGGATTATGGTTACTATCATGGCCCCAAACCCTCCCAGGGAGACCAGGCGTAAGGCTTCCTTTCCCCTTCCCTGCAGCAGGAGGTGATGACCTGGCATGACTGAAAGGACAGTTCCCTCCTCTGGTACTCCCAAGTACATGGAGGGTACAAACTCCAGAAGTGCGTGGGATATGGACATGGACAACAGGAAAACAGCCAGTACTTCTGGAGAATAAGAGTAGAGAAGAAGGGGTGATGCGGAGAAAACAAAGGCGCCGGCAGTATTCACATGAATACCCGGGATTAAACCAGTTACCACGCCACATAAAACCCCAATTACACAGGCCAGTACCAGATCCAACATTCACCAACATCCCCCTCAGCTTAGCGATGTAATAATATTAATTATGTAATAAGTATTAATAATTTATGGTGAGTGCCAAACCAAAGGTCCTCACTTAAATCCAAAAACAAACTGAATCCAAAATCAAATTAACAGAACAAACAACGACTTACCTTGATAAACAACAAAATAAAAAGGTTTTAGGAACATTAAATCCTTTCCAAGATTATATATGTCCCCGGGAACATTTATGGAACACAAAGTTTCCAGAACAACGTTCCCTACAAGTTAAAATAAATTGGCTAAAAATAAACTTACATTAACCGGCGGACGTCCAGCACTTCTACACTGGCCACATCGTCGATCTGGTTGAAGGCTTCCTCCGCATTTTCAGTTCCACCTTCACCGTCATCAACAACTACCATTACATTGAGAGCCACCAGACCGAAGGCAATGGGTTCTTCCTCAATTTTATGTAATTCAGTTCCTTCTGGTATGGACTGTTCAACTGTTTCTTTTAACTGGGCCAGGTCTACTTCTGGACTTTCGGGCATTAATTTTATAGTTGCAACTACTTCTCCCATCTTAATTCCTCCAATTTGATTTTAATAATCCATGGATCTGTAAAAATCCCACAGATAGTTTTATTACCCAAATGGATTAATTCTATCTGCACGCACTAATAACAAGCAGTAAATACTGGAAAATCAGTGGATTATAATTAAGTTTTATTTAAGGATTTAATACAGGATTTAATCCTCAAATTTTTACCAATCCTCTAAATCCCTGATACTTAGGGACCTTTAAATCCGCACTTGCACTGGTAGAGATGACCGAAGGTTCGGCATTTCTGACATCGGTACAGTACTTCGTCACATTCAGGACATACAAATTTTACATAGGTCTCTACAGGTGATATCTCTTGTTTACATGATGTACATTCTATTTTTTCCATTCAATCTCCTCCGATAAACGTGTTTATAGTGCTTTGTCCGTTTAATATGGCCCTAACCCTCTCGGGGTGTT
Proteins encoded in this window:
- a CDS encoding zinc finger domain-containing protein; translated protein: MEKIECTSCKQEISPVETYVKFVCPECDEVLYRCQKCRTFGHLYQCKCGFKGP
- a CDS encoding elongation factor 1-beta, encoding MGEVVATIKLMPESPEVDLAQLKETVEQSIPEGTELHKIEEEPIAFGLVALNVMVVVDDGEGGTENAEEAFNQIDDVASVEVLDVRRLM
- a CDS encoding tripartite tricarboxylate transporter permease — its product is MLDLVLACVIGVLCGVVTGLIPGIHVNTAGAFVFSASPLLLYSYSPEVLAVFLLSMSISHALLEFVPSMYLGVPEEGTVLSVMPGHHLLLQGRGKEALRLVSLGGFGAMIVTIILLPLFMVGLPFVYGLLKPYIWIILSVTVIYMLIRLSRDWTSFIWSCILFLFSGIMGWVALNSPLSASVSLLCLFSGLFGVSTLLHSLSQKSVLPPQHQDYHLEIDGGIFRGIFAGGIAGSILGFLPGMGPAQGSLLAQELSGSSDRGSEREGFLVAMSGVNASDALFSLIAIYLIGNPRSGIAVYVNQILQGLDFNHLLIMIFAAITSVSISLVLCIKLGDWFSHFIEKINYEKLSWLVIVFMSFLVVLFAVMENANLFFVIVTYITSVSLGLLPHYLDINKSNLMGVLIIPAIVIYTGIS